A genomic stretch from Fusarium musae strain F31 chromosome 9, whole genome shotgun sequence includes:
- a CDS encoding hypothetical protein (MEROPS:MER1143079) — protein MGPWRSALYSDAGFGVLTLILERLTGQEYKDAIADIIFKPLGMNSSSAVVPNGTDLDAVARTGLKSWGTDVPIVAGSGGIYSSAKDLRLAGLSILNSDLLPSSTTRKWMKPRSSTGTLVELVGAPWEITRLTLPTGPDSNRTRVSDLYLKAGGTDDYTCFIALSPDHGIGFSILIAGDTATPARWPLRDVTGTTFITAAEYAAAESADKNLTGTFVVKGSKTTNMTIEVTKGEPGLKLKSWYVEGKDVVDDTSSRLYPMGLYSNSRSLAAQYSVKAFRVVTGLAPPAPRAAVEGGKGGLFDHSQAWMNIGFSGTADELIFNMEDARVVSIVSPYDGTEFVRVD, from the exons ATGGGCCCTTGGCGAAGTGCACTGTATTCGGATGCTGGCTTTGGAGTTCTGACTCTGATTCTCGAGCGACTCACCGGCCAAGAGTACAAGGACGCAATTGCAGACATCATCTTTAAGCCACTTGGAATGAACTCTTCCTCTGCAGTTGTCCCTAATGGCACAGATCTGGATGCCGTTGCCCGGACTGGGCTCAAGTCCTGGGGCACTGATGTCCCTATTGTAGCTGG ATCTGGTGGCATATATTCCTCTGCCAAAGACCTCCGACTCGCAGGCCTCTCTATCCTCAATTCCGACCTCCTACCATCTTCCACTACTCGCAAGTGGATGAAACCTCGCAGCAGCACAGGTactcttgtcgagcttgtcGGAGCTCCCTGGGAAATCACGCGTCTCACCCTCCCCACCGGCCCTGATTCCAACCGCACCCGTGTATCTGACCTATACCTCAAGGCTGGCGGCACTGATGATTATACCTGCTTCATCGCTCTCTCACCAGACCACGGGATTGGATTTTCAATTCTGATTGCTGGCGACACTGCCACCCCTGCGCGTTGGCCACTTCGAGACGTCACGGGAACAACCTTCATCACAGCAGCTGAGTACGCCGCGGCAGAAAGTGCCGACAAGAACCTCACCGGCACATTCGTCGTCAAGGGCTCCAAGACAACAAACATGACCATCGAAGTCACCAAAGGGGAGCCTGGATTAAAGTTGAAGTCGTGGTACGTCGAAGGAAAAGACGTAGTTGATGATACCTCATCGCGCCTCTACCCCATGGGTCTCTACTCCAACTCTCGCTCTCTGGCCGCACAATACAGCGTCAAGG CTTTCCGCGTGGTTACTGGGCTTGCCCCTCCAGCACCCcgtgctgctgttgagggtgGAAAAGGAGGACTGTTTGATCACAGTCAGGCTTGGATGAATATTGGATTCTCTGGGACGGCCGATGAGCTCATCTTCAATATGGAGGATGCAAGAGTTGTTAGCATCGTCAGTCCCTACGATGGAACGGAATTTGTTCGAGTAGACTAG